A window of Lonchura striata isolate bLonStr1 chromosome 2, bLonStr1.mat, whole genome shotgun sequence genomic DNA:
gttttgagAAGTATAGAGTTGTTAGGCACAAAGGGATGCTACTTGAGCAGGATTTTTGAGGCAACAGACTTCATGAATAAACATTTGCTATGCTAAGAGTGATGAGTTGAGATAGAGAGCATTAAAGCTTTTATCCAAGAGTTGTGTGAGTGTTTTTTCAAGTTAGCCTGAAAAATGAAGAGTTTCATTCTTGATAGAACTCCCCTGACAAGAACTTAATTTCATTTGCAACAAATTTGGCTCAAAGGGCTTTTTGTAATTGTCCCCATCTGATGATCACTTCAGTACTTGAAACATGCTTGCTCTGTGTCATGTGCATGATATATGTACATCTCTGATTTCTTTGCAGTTTCAATTTTCTTGTTCCTTTATCTAGGATTCCAACAACTCAGCTGGAAGCAACATTAATCAATACAATTTTCTTGATACTGACTCTCACCACTTCTGGATATTTTTAGCTAACATTTGAAGCACTATGTCAAATGTATCAGATCAAGAAAGAACCTCAAAAAGCCCCCACTAAGATCCCTTTTTCTGGATCTGCACTCAGGTTTTTCTCAGTTGATTATCTCTTTACTGCACTGCAGCCAGCCTCCAGTAGAGACTTCACATTTTCTAGGTCTCAGGAATCATCAGTGGTTCAGAGAACAAGTTTTTCAGTAAAAGCCTCTCCCAGAAAGCACAGTTTTTTGTCAGAATGGTTATTTCCAGCTACAGAGTTTGAGGAACTGACCGGTTACACATGACCACACAAACTAAAGCTCTTTTTAAACAAGATAATAGGTTAAGTGACACTAACTGGCACCTGTGTTTTTTAATCTAACCTCCTACAGCAGGGCTGCCTTGAAACAAGACACTTGGAATAAACCATGTAGGTGATGAGAATCCACAAGCAGCAGTGTGCCTGAACCCACTCTCTGCCTGTAATTAAGCAGTAGATATGTGCCCACATTTTTTGGCTGACTTTGCCTGGCACCTCTTCAGCCCTTATTGTAACTCTCCACAGAACATACTGTAGATCTATCCTCTGCCTTTCTGGgcattttttgccatttcttcACTTTCTCAATGCTGTACATTTGTGAAATTGCCTCCCTGTACTTGCAGCTTAACAAAAGCAAGCACTGAGGTGTGGGTtctttcctgcagctgctgaatgCTACCATGCTGCTTAAAATAAACACACTAAACTATGAGCTATTGCATCTGCCAAGAAAGATCTATGAAAAGAAGACAGTGAAAGCATGGGTCCACTTTGCAGACTGCAAAACTGAAAGTAATTTTGCAGAATTACAGATGATGCAAATAAGACAGCTACAAACAcgacatttaaaaataacttacaTTTTGCAGAAACTGAAGATCAATAGATTTTTCATCTTGGTAGATGAGGGTTTCTCCAGCCTGCAAACCAGTCCAAGCAAGTGCAATTTTCCATGGTTCTCATGTTTCTTTCCTTATATTCTGTTTATATTACAATATAGCATTGAATGCATGTTCTCCTTTtcctaagtaaaaaaaaataaaagccagctCTTACCTGAAATGGATCACAGTTTAGTTGGCGGGGAAAAAATGTCAGAAGATATTGTGCACTACAGAAATCAAGGTTATGACATCTAGAGGATACAATGGATTTAGCTCAAGAAGAATCTATGGACTAGTGTTCTCACACAGACATCAACTGAATTTCAACTTGTGATATGTGACTTTCTTTATGTTACAGTAACATAGGAGGTGTGATAATGAATAGACTGCAGAGCAATCTGGACAGGAGAGATTGATGGGTCAAGGTCAATGGTGTGAGGTTCAATAAGGAGAAATGCCAAGTCCTGCACTTGGGCCACAAGAACCCCATGCAGCACTACAGgactggggcagagtggctAGGAAGCTGCCCAGTGGAAAAGAACCCAGGGGTGCTGGTTAACAATAATCAGTGCTATGATTTAATTGACATAGTGGTGTTTGCTCAAAGGTGCCATGATCTTGGATATCTTTTTCAAGTGTAATGATTCTATGAGTCTAAGTATCAGAAAACCATTCAGCAGAGAAAAGGTAGCTTCTCCAAGATAGGAAGACATCACTCTGGTAAAACATTATGATGATTTGGAGGGAGGCAAGACTTTTCAGACAGTATTTTAATGGATTCAGTGTACTCAAGGAAAATCTGTCAAACgaaaggatttttttagttGATTAATATATGATTTATGATCTGTGATTTATTTCCCTAATTTCTGTTTTGACATATTGTTTTTTTCACTTGACATTTCTCCTCTAGGTTTTCAAGCCAAGTGTCCATGATATGATCCAGCTGGCTTAAAGGGATCAACAACAATTGTGAATAATGGTTAAAAACGAATCCCACCTGGATGCTTTGACCCTAGCAATGCTCCAGAATAAGACAATCTCCTTCACCCTCCCAATTGTGTATACAGTGGTGGCTCTGGTCAGCATCCCTGGAAACTTGTTCTCCCTTTGGGTGCTCTGTTGGCACATCAaacccaaaacaccttctgttaTCTTCATGATCAACTTAAGCATCACAGACCTTATGCTGGCCAGCTGTTTCCCCTTCCAGATTTCTTATCACCTCCAAAGCAATCACTGGAGATTTGGCAAGATTCTTTGCAGCCTTGTGACAGTGATGTTCTATTCTAACATGTATTCTTCCATACTGACCATGACCTTTATCAGCATGGAGCGGTACATGGGTGTGGTACACCCCTTGAAGCTGAGCaagtggagaagaaaaagatatGCCTTGGCTGCCTGCCTAGCTATGTGGTTTTCCTTGCTACTAGCCTTCTACCCACTAGAAACTGCAGACCTGACCTATGAAGTGAAAGAATTAGGGATTATAACCTGTTTTGATGTCCTAAAATGGGATATGCTGCCCACCTTTGGAGCTTGGGTAGCCTTTCTCCTCACTTTATTTGTTGTGCTATTCCTGATCCCTTTTGTTGTAACAGTTGGATGCTACATTGGTATCATTAGGAAGCTAATTCAGACATCAAGCAGATATGGTAATAAGCAAAAGACTAGATCCATATACCTGGCAACAATTGTGCTTCTGTCCTTCATCACTTGCTTCGCCCCCAATAACTTTATCCTACTTGCACATATGATCAGCCGCCTATTTTACAGCAGCAGTTTGTACCCCGCCTACAAGCTCACCTTGTGCCTCAGTTGCTTCAACAACTGCTTAGATCCCTTCATTTATTATTTTGCATCAAAAGAATTTTACCAGAAATTCATGCAATTGTTTCGCCCTATGGTACTGCTCAGCGACAGCTtggaaaacagaagggaaagtTTATTCTCTGGCAGGACCATGTCAGCCAGATCAATGTCAAGTGGACCTATGGATGGGTTAGAGGGAGTAAAGGTCAATTTGCAAAGGCAGGAAAGTGTTTTTTAGCTTTAGATATTCCCAGGAGAAAGATACCAGTGAATCTCATGAGTAGATacagaaaacatttccttttcaaaGGCCACACTCAGAATACCTTGCTTTAGTGACAGAACTCAAGCTGTACTTAAATtgaatttcagcattttatGGTCATGGAAGTGCTAAAGGAACTGAATTTATTCAAGAAGGCACTGAAGCAAATCAAACAAGGTTAGCCTGGAAATAGTCTTGCTGCATAAGACTGAGGGATAGATTTAGAACAGTTAGTCTGAGGTTTTATGATAGTTAACCAAAGACTTCTGATTCTCAGTGAATGTGAAATATTACTGTACATGAATTAGAGCATACACCAAAGCTAGTTTGGGAGTAAGGGAGTTGTTTTTCTAAGCAATGTGCTAagcttgttttttctttggtttttttttttattattattattattatatttctttatctcttgttgtatttttataaaagaaagaataaaagtaGCATGGTATTTTACCATTAAGGCATAATGCCCATCCACTGTGAAATCACAACACTCACCCAACTGCTTTTCAGAGTCAAACCACGCTGACACTTGAAAAGGTTAGGTTGACtcatattatttattttaacattttacagaaaaaacatCTCATACAATGAAAGGAAAGCTAACAATGTTTTCAGATACGGCTGCATTTCTTGAAGTTATTAATTTCTTAGGACTATAGGAAGCAGTTTATTTAAGGAAACAGACTTTCCCACATTAATCTATTACAGTAACAATGCTGCTTGTATGTGGTTAGTATCAACTGGTCATTTTCACCAATTCACTGTAGGCTACACCTAAAAGAACCATCCCCCTTAGCAGAATTTAGCTTTACATATTGCCTGGGGAATGATTTTTTTACTTCCTTACAGAGAAGGTGTGGATTATAAACGAGATTTTCAGCTAGATAAATGAAAACTCAACCACAGACTGGAGAGTCACTCTGTGCCAGCGGAAACCAGATGAAAGCCTTTCCTGATGGCCAGATGTCAGAAACAGACTTCTTTGAGTCAggcaagaagaaagaagaaaagaaagaggaaaataaggCTTGAGAAGAAGAGCTGTGCCAAATATCCTGAAAGTAAGTTATAGCAGGTGGATTGAGCAGTCCAGTGTTTGGAGCCCTCCTCTGAAATATCTttctacagcttgtttgcatatTCCATGCCATGTTTAATCCTTTTCACATCTCAACACTGCCTGTGTGCCTGGAAAGACAACTGCTACAGAACATGCACTGGGGACAgacaaaagataatttttttcctgtagtatTTACAGCTTTTTTACCTACATTTGCCTCTCACTGAC
This region includes:
- the P2RY8 gene encoding S-geranylgeranyl-glutathione receptor P2RY8, with the protein product MVKNESHLDALTLAMLQNKTISFTLPIVYTVVALVSIPGNLFSLWVLCWHIKPKTPSVIFMINLSITDLMLASCFPFQISYHLQSNHWRFGKILCSLVTVMFYSNMYSSILTMTFISMERYMGVVHPLKLSKWRRKRYALAACLAMWFSLLLAFYPLETADLTYEVKELGIITCFDVLKWDMLPTFGAWVAFLLTLFVVLFLIPFVVTVGCYIGIIRKLIQTSSRYGNKQKTRSIYLATIVLLSFITCFAPNNFILLAHMISRLFYSSSLYPAYKLTLCLSCFNNCLDPFIYYFASKEFYQKFMQLFRPMVLLSDSLENRRESLFSGRTMSARSMSSGPMDGLEGVKVNLQRQESVF